The Latilactobacillus sakei subsp. sakei DSM 20017 = JCM 1157 genome includes a window with the following:
- a CDS encoding RNA-binding S4 domain-containing protein codes for MRLDKFLKVSRIIKRRSVAKEIADKGRILINDRQAKSSSNVVVGDKLEIGFGNKTMIVKITQIIETTKKSDAAEMYEILETKVAENFE; via the coding sequence ATGAGATTAGATAAGTTTTTAAAAGTATCACGGATTATTAAAAGACGTTCAGTTGCAAAAGAAATTGCAGATAAAGGTCGGATTTTAATTAATGATCGTCAAGCAAAGTCTTCAAGTAACGTCGTTGTTGGCGATAAATTGGAAATTGGGTTTGGTAACAAAACCATGATTGTCAAGATTACGCAAATTATCGAAACAACCAAGAAGAGCGATGCGGCAGAAATGTATGAAATCCTTGAAACTAAGGTTGCAGAAAATTTTGAATAA
- the hpt gene encoding hypoxanthine phosphoribosyltransferase: MLEQDIERILYTREDIQRVNEKLGKQITADYEGKNPLMIGILKGAIVFMTDLIREIDLHVEIDFMDVSSYGEGTISSGEVKIIKDLDTSVQGRDIIIVEDIVDTGRTLNYLMSILKTRQANSIKVCTLMDKPSRRVVPVHSDYVGMEVPNEFVVGYGLDYAERYRNMGTISVLKPEIYSGK, translated from the coding sequence ATGTTAGAACAAGATATCGAACGTATTTTATACACAAGAGAAGACATACAACGCGTCAATGAAAAATTGGGCAAGCAAATTACGGCGGATTATGAAGGCAAAAATCCGTTGATGATTGGGATTTTAAAAGGTGCCATTGTTTTCATGACTGATTTAATTCGGGAAATTGATTTGCATGTCGAAATCGATTTTATGGACGTTTCAAGTTACGGTGAAGGTACGATTTCATCTGGCGAAGTGAAAATCATCAAGGATCTTGATACCAGCGTACAAGGTCGCGATATTATTATCGTTGAAGATATTGTCGATACTGGTCGGACGTTGAATTACTTGATGTCAATCCTCAAGACGCGCCAAGCTAATTCGATTAAAGTTTGCACTTTAATGGACAAACCAAGTCGTAGAGTTGTCCCAGTTCATTCGGATTATGTTGGCATGGAAGTGCCAAATGAATTCGTTGTTGGATACGGTTTAGATTATGCCGAACGTTACCGTAATATGGGAACAATTAGCGTTTTGAAACCGGAAATATATTCGGGTAAATAA
- a CDS encoding FtsB family cell division protein yields the protein MSRKITQIENAYTKQQAAKQKVEQKSKRTRTVHKRRLLALGVIALILFSVCGVQILQTHHSLALIEKQTVVKKQSLKKAKAKEADLKVQVSQLHNDDYLAKYIRYKYYYSKKGETIYSLPQDKAPNLNEQQK from the coding sequence GTGAGTCGTAAGATAACGCAAATTGAAAATGCCTATACGAAACAGCAGGCAGCTAAACAAAAGGTTGAACAAAAATCGAAACGGACACGGACGGTTCATAAGCGTCGCTTATTAGCGTTGGGTGTCATCGCGTTAATTCTTTTTAGTGTCTGTGGTGTTCAAATCCTGCAAACCCACCATTCTCTGGCATTAATTGAGAAGCAAACAGTTGTTAAAAAACAATCCTTAAAAAAGGCCAAAGCCAAAGAAGCGGATTTAAAAGTGCAGGTCTCTCAGTTACATAATGATGACTACTTAGCCAAGTATATTCGCTACAAATATTATTATTCAAAGAAGGGCGAAACAATCTATAGTTTGCCTCAAGATAAGGCACCAAATTTAAACGAACAACAAAAATAA
- the ftsH gene encoding ATP-dependent zinc metalloprotease FtsH — MNNKKNRLFSNSLFYIIILVALVGVFSFFMNGNSGSESKEVQSSTFLSELKTDKVKSFSIQPTNGIYKISGEYRKAQKDEQPKSTFFGSQSKNKKVTHFTTTLLQSDSQVSAITNLANQNKTKIETMQEPQSGWWVSILSLILPLIIMFGLFYMMMGQAGQGGGQGGRMMNFGKSKAQKADKGANKVRFSDVAGAEEEKQELVEVVEFLKDPRKFAALGARIPAGVLLEGPPGTGKTLLAKAVAGEAGVPFFSISGSDFVEMFVGVGASRVRDLFEQAKKSAPSIIFIDEIDAVGRQRGAGMGGGHDEREQTLNQMLVEMDGFSGNEGVIVIAATNRSDVLDPALLRPGRFDRKILVGRPDVKGREAILKVHAKNKPLADDVDLKEIAQQTPGFVGADLENLLNEAALVAARRSKKDIDASDVDEAEDRVIAGPAKRDRVINPKERETVAYHEAGHAIIGLVLSDSRVVRKVTIVPRGRAGGYAIMLPKTDQFLMSKKELTEQMTGLMGGRTAEEIIFNSQSTGASNDFEQATDIARGMVTHYGMTEKLGTVALEKEGQPFVGAAYGQGPAFSEATAAAIDSEVRRLIDEAHQQATEIIQAHREQHKLIAEMLLKYETLNEKEILSLFNDGKMPEKNAEEFPSEKAATFEEAKKALEAKEAEKTDSELEAEQADSETTEVADDTADSKPTNDDSNDNA, encoded by the coding sequence ATGAACAACAAGAAGAATAGACTGTTCAGTAATAGTCTGTTTTACATTATTATCCTAGTGGCTTTAGTCGGTGTATTTTCATTCTTCATGAATGGCAATAGCGGATCAGAGTCTAAGGAAGTTCAATCAAGTACTTTTTTAAGTGAATTGAAGACGGATAAAGTTAAGTCGTTCTCAATCCAACCGACAAATGGTATTTATAAAATTTCAGGGGAATATCGTAAAGCACAAAAAGACGAACAGCCTAAGTCAACATTTTTTGGTTCACAATCAAAAAATAAGAAAGTGACACACTTTACAACCACTTTATTACAAAGTGATTCACAAGTTAGTGCCATTACGAATTTAGCTAACCAAAACAAAACAAAGATTGAAACAATGCAAGAACCACAATCTGGTTGGTGGGTTAGCATCTTAAGCCTAATCTTGCCACTAATTATTATGTTCGGTTTATTCTACATGATGATGGGTCAAGCAGGTCAAGGCGGTGGCCAAGGTGGCCGAATGATGAACTTTGGCAAGTCCAAAGCGCAAAAAGCGGATAAGGGTGCGAATAAAGTACGCTTCTCTGACGTTGCTGGCGCTGAAGAGGAAAAACAAGAATTGGTCGAAGTTGTCGAATTCTTGAAAGATCCTCGTAAGTTTGCGGCATTAGGCGCACGGATTCCAGCCGGGGTATTACTCGAAGGACCTCCAGGTACTGGTAAAACATTATTAGCGAAAGCAGTTGCTGGTGAAGCGGGCGTACCGTTCTTCTCAATCTCCGGTTCTGATTTCGTTGAAATGTTTGTCGGTGTTGGTGCTAGCCGTGTTCGTGATTTATTCGAACAAGCTAAGAAATCAGCGCCATCAATCATCTTTATTGATGAAATTGATGCTGTTGGACGTCAACGTGGTGCCGGTATGGGTGGCGGCCATGATGAACGTGAACAAACATTAAACCAAATGTTAGTTGAAATGGATGGTTTCTCAGGTAACGAAGGCGTCATCGTCATCGCTGCTACTAACCGTTCAGATGTCTTAGATCCAGCCCTCTTACGTCCAGGTCGTTTTGACCGGAAGATCCTTGTGGGTCGTCCAGACGTTAAGGGTCGTGAAGCCATCTTAAAAGTCCATGCGAAGAACAAACCATTAGCAGACGACGTCGATTTAAAAGAAATCGCCCAACAAACACCAGGTTTTGTTGGTGCTGATCTTGAAAACTTATTAAACGAAGCGGCCCTTGTGGCAGCTCGTCGTAGTAAGAAAGATATCGATGCTTCTGATGTTGATGAAGCCGAAGATCGGGTAATTGCCGGTCCTGCTAAACGGGATCGGGTCATCAATCCTAAAGAACGTGAAACAGTGGCTTATCACGAAGCTGGTCATGCAATTATCGGCTTAGTATTAAGTGATTCACGTGTCGTTCGGAAGGTCACGATTGTGCCTCGTGGTCGTGCTGGCGGATATGCCATCATGTTACCTAAGACGGATCAATTCTTGATGAGTAAGAAAGAATTAACGGAACAAATGACTGGTTTAATGGGTGGTCGGACAGCTGAAGAAATCATCTTCAACTCTCAATCAACCGGTGCTTCAAACGATTTCGAACAAGCGACAGATATTGCACGTGGCATGGTTACCCATTACGGGATGACTGAAAAACTAGGAACGGTTGCGCTTGAAAAAGAAGGCCAACCATTCGTTGGTGCTGCTTACGGTCAAGGCCCAGCCTTTTCTGAAGCAACGGCTGCTGCAATTGATAGCGAAGTTCGTCGCTTAATCGACGAAGCACATCAACAAGCAACTGAAATTATTCAAGCACATCGTGAACAACACAAGTTGATTGCTGAAATGTTATTGAAGTACGAAACATTGAACGAAAAAGAAATCTTAAGCTTATTCAATGATGGTAAGATGCCTGAAAAGAATGCTGAAGAATTCCCAAGTGAAAAAGCGGCTACTTTTGAAGAAGCTAAAAAAGCACTTGAAGCTAAAGAAGCTGAAAAAACTGACTCAGAATTAGAGGCTGAACAAGCTGATTCAGAAACAACAGAAGTTGCGGATGATACTGCTGATTCAAAACCAACTAATGATGACTCAAACGATAATGCATAA
- the tilS gene encoding tRNA lysidine(34) synthetase TilS: protein MLEQAFQNEIRRHQFWPTGAKVIVATSTGVDSMVLLTLLQRLPTALKPQLIVAHVNHELRTESVAEEAYLRQFCLENDLSLQVTHWPLQQHPQTGIEAAAREFRYQFFEHLMTAEKVDYLVTAHHGDDQLETLMMKFIRSGELHEMRGIQSQRPFADGTLIRPLLPFAKQDLRDFALANNITSFEDQTNYETTVLRNRVRHTLVPFLKQENGQILQNANRFSQQLTALLGQQAQLTTTLLPLLDLKVTDKVINGQLKAIKTLPTAQQTAIWQLIIKQYFPQISPLKETQLQQLKQLIQSTVKPQGQLALGQRLLFTKIYDRFQIGETTIGEIAVKDEKSRTLMLNKWCVLPNNEQIGIFEINHLPRKLSGQQLIWLADEQWPIVAKPCQLTDTIMIDKTHHKTLKRLFIDLKVPHEKRQNSWGIWSQETLIGHPEFRISALFNHEQTGKIRYVLCYISE, encoded by the coding sequence ATGCTTGAACAAGCTTTTCAAAACGAAATACGGCGCCACCAGTTTTGGCCAACTGGCGCAAAAGTGATTGTTGCGACATCAACGGGTGTTGACTCGATGGTTCTATTGACGCTTTTGCAACGCCTACCGACAGCACTTAAGCCTCAATTGATTGTCGCCCACGTCAACCATGAGTTACGGACGGAAAGTGTAGCAGAAGAAGCGTACCTACGACAATTCTGTCTTGAAAATGATTTATCACTGCAAGTGACGCATTGGCCGCTACAGCAACACCCGCAAACGGGGATTGAGGCGGCAGCTCGAGAGTTTAGATATCAATTTTTTGAACACTTAATGACCGCTGAAAAGGTTGATTATCTCGTGACGGCGCACCATGGGGATGATCAGTTGGAAACACTGATGATGAAGTTTATTCGCAGTGGTGAATTGCACGAAATGCGTGGGATTCAAAGTCAACGGCCATTTGCTGACGGCACGTTGATTAGACCCTTATTGCCATTTGCTAAGCAGGATTTACGCGACTTTGCGTTAGCCAATAACATTACGTCTTTTGAAGATCAGACAAACTATGAGACAACTGTCTTGCGGAATCGGGTGCGCCATACTTTGGTCCCTTTTTTAAAACAAGAAAATGGCCAAATCTTGCAAAATGCGAATCGCTTCAGTCAGCAATTGACAGCCTTATTGGGGCAACAAGCGCAATTGACGACGACATTATTACCATTACTAGATTTGAAGGTTACAGACAAAGTTATTAATGGACAGCTCAAGGCGATTAAAACACTGCCTACAGCGCAACAAACAGCCATCTGGCAACTCATCATCAAACAGTATTTCCCCCAAATTAGTCCGCTAAAGGAAACCCAACTGCAACAACTCAAGCAATTGATTCAATCAACGGTTAAACCACAAGGTCAGTTGGCCCTTGGTCAGAGGCTTTTGTTTACCAAAATCTATGATCGCTTCCAAATTGGTGAAACGACTATTGGTGAGATAGCCGTGAAAGACGAAAAAAGTCGAACGCTAATGCTGAATAAGTGGTGTGTCTTGCCAAATAACGAACAAATTGGTATTTTTGAGATTAATCATTTGCCCCGTAAACTATCGGGTCAACAATTAATTTGGTTAGCAGATGAGCAATGGCCAATTGTTGCCAAACCATGCCAGTTAACTGATACAATTATGATTGATAAAACCCACCATAAAACACTTAAACGTCTTTTTATCGATTTGAAGGTACCTCATGAAAAGCGGCAGAATAGCTGGGGTATCTGGTCACAAGAGACCCTGATTGGACACCCAGAATTTCGAATTTCAGCATTGTTTAATCACGAACAAACTGGTAAAATACGGTACGTACTGTGTTATATAAGTGAATAA
- a CDS encoding S1 domain-containing RNA-binding protein, with translation MAVEVGSKVPGKVTGITNFGAFVDLGEGKTGLVHISEVSDSYIKDIHDVLTVGDEVTVKVMSDQNGKIGLSIRKAVDQPKVQEHTRPQSSRPNNNRGGYRKPEHTSAPKKEGFDDLLSGFLKDSEDRLSTIKRNTEGKRGGRGGRRS, from the coding sequence ATGGCAGTTGAAGTTGGTTCAAAAGTTCCTGGTAAGGTAACAGGTATTACGAATTTTGGCGCTTTCGTTGATTTAGGAGAAGGCAAGACCGGATTAGTCCACATCAGTGAAGTTTCTGATAGTTATATCAAGGACATTCACGATGTCTTAACAGTTGGGGACGAAGTGACTGTGAAGGTGATGTCAGATCAAAACGGAAAAATCGGATTATCAATTCGAAAAGCGGTTGATCAACCTAAGGTGCAAGAGCATACTCGGCCACAATCTAGTCGTCCAAATAACAATCGCGGTGGGTATCGTAAACCTGAACATACAAGTGCGCCTAAGAAGGAAGGCTTTGACGATTTACTATCAGGCTTCTTAAAAGATAGTGAAGATCGTTTGTCTACTATTAAACGCAATACAGAAGGTAAACGTGGGGGCCGTGGCGGTCGTCGTAGTTAA